The following are encoded in a window of Lentisphaera araneosa HTCC2155 genomic DNA:
- a CDS encoding TrmH family RNA methyltransferase: MPKFEHVRHKPPTELKQERPFIIACSPLRSHVNLSTIMRMAGCSGVSQVIATGNAKVNSKIARDGAEQVNLVTKNSLPPVLKKLKQDGYTLVGLEQTTNSNNLHDFDFPHKCVLVVGAEREGLSQDCLDCLDYTVEIPVWGLPYSYNVASATSLAVYEYCRQYPEG, translated from the coding sequence ATGCCCAAATTTGAACATGTACGCCACAAACCACCTACTGAACTGAAGCAAGAACGTCCGTTCATTATTGCCTGTTCACCTTTGCGGAGTCATGTGAATTTGTCAACCATCATGAGGATGGCGGGGTGTTCGGGGGTAAGTCAAGTTATTGCAACCGGTAATGCCAAGGTCAATTCAAAGATTGCGAGAGATGGAGCCGAGCAGGTTAACTTAGTCACAAAAAACAGTCTTCCACCAGTTTTGAAAAAGCTTAAACAGGATGGTTATACACTTGTGGGCTTGGAACAAACAACCAACTCCAATAACCTTCACGATTTTGACTTCCCTCATAAATGTGTCTTGGTTGTCGGTGCTGAACGTGAGGGCCTATCCCAAGATTGTTTAGATTGTCTAGATTATACGGTTGAAATTCCCGTATGGGGCTTGCCTTATTCATATAATGTTGCTTCAGCCACATCATTGGCGGTCTATGAATATTGTCGACAATATCCAGAAGGTTAA
- a CDS encoding DoxX family protein: MKHLEDYENSPLRSADTIIAGLRIYLGFILLWKALDFFFNQTVFLQYFESMGQFWFAPVAWLHFVFLVHIFGGICLIGGMGTRWASMLQLPVVGSAVFLIHLPALLSSAIIVNGAEATIAIFSLILLLFFSIRGSGTYSIDYRTVYNDEHLDDTDSIDYSHSA; encoded by the coding sequence ATGAAACACCTCGAAGATTATGAAAATAGCCCCCTAAGATCCGCTGATACCATTATCGCTGGCCTTAGAATTTATCTTGGATTTATCCTTCTCTGGAAAGCGCTAGATTTCTTTTTTAACCAAACCGTTTTCTTACAGTACTTTGAAAGTATGGGTCAATTTTGGTTTGCTCCTGTTGCTTGGCTTCACTTTGTTTTTCTCGTTCATATCTTTGGGGGAATTTGCCTTATTGGTGGCATGGGAACTCGCTGGGCATCGATGCTCCAACTACCTGTTGTCGGTTCTGCCGTCTTCCTGATTCACCTCCCCGCCCTGCTGAGTTCAGCCATAATCGTCAATGGCGCTGAAGCCACCATAGCCATCTTTAGTCTTATATTACTCTTGTTCTTTTCTATCAGAGGTTCGGGGACTTACTCCATAGACTACAGAACTGTATATAATGATGAACACTTAGATGATACAGATTCTATCGATTACAGTCATAGTGCATAG
- a CDS encoding DUF1559 domain-containing protein codes for MLASLVLPALSNARETSRRRTCLNGLKQIGVAGTMFQDDNDGYVLHNYQSNVHSALDWLFGLNPYLGGKSEIGVTAESQFKNEATSVFYNCPTSNDDAGWVFAIDYGAPNRGNNPWTFVGYKIEDINSTSDSLFLADIYKASDKTKGRSAFNLKDNYLELTGTDTGEFKHNHLV; via the coding sequence ATGCTCGCCTCCCTCGTTTTGCCAGCCCTCAGCAATGCTCGCGAAACCAGTCGACGCAGGACATGCCTCAATGGATTGAAACAAATTGGGGTTGCCGGTACCATGTTTCAAGATGACAACGATGGATACGTTCTACACAATTACCAAAGCAATGTCCATTCTGCTTTAGATTGGCTCTTTGGACTCAACCCCTACCTCGGTGGCAAATCCGAGATTGGTGTTACAGCAGAATCGCAATTTAAGAATGAAGCTACATCCGTATTTTATAATTGTCCCACATCAAATGATGATGCAGGCTGGGTTTTTGCCATCGACTATGGTGCACCAAATCGTGGTAATAATCCTTGGACTTTTGTGGGTTATAAAATTGAAGATATTAATAGCACAAGTGACTCCCTATTTTTAGCCGATATATATAAAGCGAGTGATAAAACTAAGGGGCGTAGCGCTTTTAATTTAAAAGATAATTATCTGGAACTTACAGGTACTGACACTGGCGAGTTTAAGCATAATCACCTCGTCTAA
- a CDS encoding sulfatase-like hydrolase/transferase has protein sequence MTKFLLSLLLCLPIFADSAKPNIIVIMVDDMGWAGISSFDNKYYKTPGIDRMAVEGMKLTDFHSNGVVCSPTRAALMTGRYQQRSGCDVVINADPKHPDHVRGIRDEEWTFPEAMKSADYATAVFGKWHIGYKAEFHPMNHGFDEFVGFISGNIDAQSHYDRMSTFDWWQARELKDEKGHHSDLITEHSLDFIERNKEKPFFLYVAHGTPHSPFQARGSKIQRGPNKGQVPAWAPKIEYSKTPGDDNWLMKHFTLPVDEGVNRILDKLVELKIDKNTIVWFLSDNGAAKGNHSHSENTRGAKGSMYEGGHRVPALVWAPGRIKAGSVSDQTMMTFDITASSIKAAGVAIPANHQLDGVDIHPTVFNNKKLNERTLIWENGKGSGALRKGPWKLVVNKKKQELYNLADDHKESKNLAQSMPELIKELSEEYQTILNEISKNAPYSEIK, from the coding sequence ATGACTAAATTTCTTCTCTCTTTATTACTCTGCCTACCAATTTTTGCGGACTCCGCAAAACCCAATATTATTGTCATTATGGTTGACGATATGGGCTGGGCAGGAATTAGTAGTTTTGATAATAAGTACTATAAAACACCAGGTATCGACCGTATGGCAGTTGAGGGAATGAAACTCACCGACTTCCACTCCAATGGCGTCGTCTGTAGCCCTACCCGTGCCGCACTCATGACGGGACGTTATCAACAGCGCAGTGGATGTGATGTGGTTATTAATGCCGACCCAAAACACCCCGATCATGTGCGGGGTATTCGAGACGAAGAATGGACGTTCCCCGAAGCCATGAAATCTGCGGATTACGCAACCGCAGTCTTCGGTAAATGGCATATAGGCTATAAAGCTGAGTTTCACCCAATGAATCATGGCTTTGATGAATTCGTTGGCTTCATTAGTGGTAATATTGATGCTCAATCCCACTACGATCGCATGAGTACTTTTGACTGGTGGCAAGCAAGGGAACTCAAAGATGAGAAAGGTCATCATTCCGATCTCATTACTGAACATTCACTCGATTTCATTGAACGCAACAAAGAGAAACCCTTTTTTCTCTATGTGGCTCACGGCACTCCCCACTCGCCTTTCCAAGCCCGTGGCTCAAAAATTCAACGTGGCCCTAATAAAGGGCAAGTCCCCGCTTGGGCCCCAAAAATTGAATATAGCAAAACTCCAGGCGATGATAATTGGCTGATGAAACACTTCACTCTCCCCGTTGACGAAGGCGTCAATCGTATTCTCGATAAACTTGTTGAACTCAAGATCGATAAAAATACCATCGTTTGGTTTCTCAGTGATAATGGTGCTGCCAAAGGAAATCACTCCCATAGTGAAAATACTCGTGGCGCTAAAGGTAGCATGTACGAAGGTGGACACAGAGTCCCCGCACTCGTATGGGCCCCAGGGCGTATCAAAGCTGGATCTGTTTCCGACCAAACAATGATGACTTTTGATATCACGGCGAGCTCAATAAAAGCGGCTGGTGTTGCGATTCCCGCAAATCATCAACTCGATGGAGTCGATATTCACCCAACCGTTTTCAACAATAAAAAACTCAATGAGCGCACACTCATTTGGGAAAATGGTAAAGGCTCTGGCGCCCTCCGCAAAGGTCCTTGGAAACTCGTCGTCAACAAAAAGAAGCAAGAGCTCTATAATTTGGCTGATGATCACAAGGAAAGTAAAAACTTAGCTCAATCCATGCCCGAACTCATTAAAGAATTATCCGAAGAGTATCAGACCATTCTTAATGAAATTTCAAAAAACGCCCCTTATTCAGAAATAAAATAG
- a CDS encoding sulfatase family protein, with amino-acid sequence MLKHISLLIFSLFCLSLSAQDKPNIIFILADDMGYGDMSNEGGLIPTPHLDRMADEGMKFTDAHTSSSVCTPTRYGILTGRYNWRSSKKKGVLSGTSAPLIPQDRVTIANFLKDQGYHTGMVGKWHLGIGWQMLDEAKKPEKSFLKEGYKMKNNKQAASWKVDYSKPAITPIHNGFDYFYGIAASLDMSPYVYIENDKAVEMATHERGFATPYRPGATGPSFDATYCLMTFADKSRKYIAQQAADKSKPFFLYLPLTSPHTPIMPSEKFLGKSPTKTIYGDFVMETDWVVGEVMAELDKQGIADNTLIVFTADNGCSPTGSIPEHIKIGHSPNGQWRGHKADIFEGGHRVPFLVRWPAQVQTKTQSDSTICTTDFFATAADAAKLSASIEDTMAEDSYSFYADLTQSGKTKRPFTIHHSINGSFAIRQGKWKLNLCPGSGGWSAPRPGKATKGLPLIQLYDLDGDPAEKNNLQDAHPEIVDNLVNQLAKEIKAGRSTPGAPQTNEGAIPFGKPILAKFPQLKQD; translated from the coding sequence ATGCTTAAACATATCAGTCTACTGATTTTTTCTCTCTTCTGTCTGTCGCTCAGCGCTCAGGATAAACCCAATATAATCTTTATCCTCGCCGATGACATGGGCTATGGCGACATGAGCAATGAAGGTGGCCTTATCCCCACTCCACACCTCGACCGCATGGCGGATGAAGGTATGAAATTTACCGACGCACACACGTCTAGTTCCGTTTGTACTCCCACGCGCTACGGCATTCTAACGGGGCGTTACAACTGGCGCTCGAGTAAAAAGAAAGGTGTATTAAGTGGTACTTCCGCACCACTCATCCCACAAGATCGCGTCACCATCGCCAACTTCCTCAAAGATCAAGGCTACCATACGGGCATGGTGGGAAAATGGCATCTTGGGATTGGCTGGCAAATGCTTGATGAAGCAAAAAAACCGGAAAAATCCTTCCTCAAAGAAGGTTATAAAATGAAAAACAATAAGCAAGCTGCATCATGGAAGGTGGATTACAGTAAACCAGCTATCACTCCCATTCATAATGGTTTTGATTACTTCTACGGTATTGCTGCATCACTCGACATGTCCCCTTACGTTTATATTGAAAACGACAAAGCCGTAGAAATGGCCACACACGAACGCGGCTTTGCTACTCCATATCGCCCTGGTGCAACAGGCCCAAGTTTTGATGCCACCTACTGCCTCATGACTTTTGCTGATAAATCAAGAAAGTACATTGCTCAGCAAGCGGCAGATAAATCCAAGCCCTTTTTCCTCTACCTTCCGCTCACTTCTCCACATACGCCTATTATGCCTTCGGAGAAATTCTTAGGTAAATCACCAACAAAAACCATCTACGGTGACTTTGTCATGGAGACTGACTGGGTTGTAGGTGAAGTTATGGCTGAACTCGACAAGCAAGGCATTGCCGATAACACACTCATTGTGTTTACGGCTGATAATGGTTGCTCTCCAACGGGTAGTATTCCTGAACACATCAAAATTGGTCATAGTCCCAATGGTCAATGGCGTGGTCACAAAGCTGATATTTTTGAAGGCGGACACCGCGTCCCTTTCCTCGTTCGCTGGCCCGCTCAAGTACAAACGAAAACACAGTCTGATTCCACAATCTGTACCACAGACTTTTTTGCGACCGCCGCAGATGCGGCCAAGCTATCAGCTTCAATCGAAGACACTATGGCTGAAGACAGCTACTCTTTTTACGCTGATCTCACTCAATCTGGTAAAACAAAACGCCCTTTCACTATTCACCATTCCATAAATGGAAGTTTTGCCATTCGCCAAGGGAAATGGAAGCTCAACCTCTGCCCAGGATCTGGTGGTTGGAGTGCCCCACGTCCAGGAAAAGCAACGAAAGGTTTACCCCTTATTCAACTCTATGACCTAGATGGTGATCCAGCTGAGAAAAACAACTTACAGGACGCGCATCCGGAAATCGTCGATAACCTCGTCAATCAGTTGGCTAAAGAAATTAAAGCAGGTCGTTCAACTCCTGGTGCTCCACAAACTAATGAAGGCGCCATTCCTTTTGGAAAGCCAATCTTAGCTAAGTTCCCTCAACTTAAACAGGATTAA
- a CDS encoding RNA polymerase sigma factor, giving the protein MPEDFNTRMTLLGRLRNKHDESAWQEFVFFYKQYINAILYRLGVQNSDIEDQAQKVLLALWEKLPDFDYQPQNCKFRTWMSRIIRNKVSHYFEKQKRYKNDLERAEFSQRNEQKSNEAEIYQVYEQEWKIHVANLAWENLSKEFSMSALKCFEDLAKGKKASELAEELDLKVNSVFVNRKRVQEAFHKEIRRLNEELS; this is encoded by the coding sequence ATGCCTGAAGATTTCAACACTCGAATGACCCTCTTAGGGCGTTTGCGAAATAAGCACGATGAGTCGGCATGGCAGGAGTTTGTCTTCTTTTACAAACAGTATATCAATGCCATTCTTTATAGGCTGGGAGTGCAGAATTCAGATATCGAAGATCAGGCCCAAAAAGTTCTTTTGGCTCTATGGGAAAAACTTCCAGATTTCGATTACCAACCTCAGAATTGTAAATTCCGCACTTGGATGAGCCGCATTATTCGCAATAAAGTGAGCCATTATTTTGAAAAACAAAAACGCTATAAAAATGATCTAGAGCGCGCGGAATTTAGCCAACGCAATGAGCAGAAAAGTAATGAAGCGGAAATCTATCAGGTCTATGAACAAGAATGGAAAATTCACGTGGCTAATTTGGCTTGGGAGAATTTGAGTAAGGAGTTTTCCATGAGTGCGCTTAAATGCTTCGAAGATTTAGCCAAGGGGAAAAAAGCTTCTGAGCTAGCCGAAGAGCTCGATTTAAAAGTGAATTCAGTATTTGTGAACCGTAAACGAGTTCAAGAAGCCTTTCACAAAGAAATTAGACGTTTGAATGAGGAACTGAGTTAG
- a CDS encoding serine/threonine-protein kinase: MDSFDQALDDDQALLKDSELVRKIQNLGARYELGESLGEGGQKHILACKDSFTQRKVAMAMLKESQKLSNNEAFINEARISAHLEHPNIVPLYDLGLDEDNKPYFTMKLLSGENLQKIIEGQSLSVNESLEIFLKVCDAMAYAHSQGIVHLDLKPENIQVDSFGQVLVCDWGLAQNLKELQASDKKSIRGSLAYMAPEQIKGEGIGIESDIYALGGILYALFIGESSYSSSDCQERMKAPELKPIDDMLAKLNQIPLGIKAVVLKAMESDIQDRYKVVSDVSKEIRAYIAGFATSAENPSAFTLIQKAVARHKTLSFVMLSSLILISVLGVLSFIKINNERNIAQEAQEIAEISERKTRVLFGELKLEQEIRQAISESSAKAFLQLAKDDYQRGKYEASLNAVKESLKLDAKIKEAWDLRGKLEFGYLRFSAAKKSLQKGSLSPKQEWLMELADKGLTKEGETKPSAKQIYDVRREIVRGEFRFSGLHALMFYNMVKNYNIEERLMFAEQSYRDNHKFFAGRQDDANFKLQKLGEYYSIDASGNKGTRMTIVLFELPITSLNLSGSGVKQLEGLRGMSLRSLDISNTAVSSISSLKETKIEYLNLCDTNVFDLSPLRDTQIKHLVLGDSPLDIKVLKHCKSLEALELPNNVYSEKLLEGLKLLDKVIYR; this comes from the coding sequence ATGGACAGTTTTGATCAAGCTTTAGACGATGACCAGGCTTTGCTCAAAGATTCTGAGCTAGTGAGGAAAATCCAAAACTTGGGTGCTCGCTATGAATTGGGGGAGTCTTTAGGTGAAGGTGGACAAAAACACATATTAGCCTGCAAAGATAGCTTTACTCAAAGAAAAGTCGCTATGGCAATGCTCAAAGAATCTCAAAAGCTATCTAATAATGAGGCCTTTATTAATGAGGCTAGAATTTCTGCTCATTTGGAACACCCAAATATAGTTCCTCTGTATGATCTAGGTTTAGACGAAGATAATAAACCTTATTTCACAATGAAATTATTGAGTGGTGAAAATCTTCAGAAAATTATTGAGGGCCAGAGTTTAAGCGTAAATGAAAGTTTAGAAATTTTTCTTAAAGTTTGTGACGCCATGGCCTATGCCCATTCCCAAGGAATTGTTCATTTAGATTTAAAACCAGAAAATATCCAAGTCGATAGTTTTGGGCAGGTTTTAGTTTGTGATTGGGGCTTGGCGCAAAACCTTAAAGAACTTCAAGCATCAGATAAAAAATCTATTCGAGGAAGTCTTGCTTACATGGCTCCTGAACAAATTAAGGGTGAAGGCATTGGGATAGAGAGTGATATTTATGCCCTGGGTGGGATTCTTTATGCCTTATTTATTGGAGAATCTTCTTATTCATCAAGCGACTGTCAGGAAAGGATGAAGGCTCCAGAGTTAAAACCTATTGACGACATGTTGGCAAAGCTTAATCAAATTCCATTGGGAATTAAAGCAGTTGTACTTAAAGCTATGGAAAGCGATATCCAAGATCGTTATAAGGTAGTGAGTGACGTATCAAAAGAAATTCGAGCTTACATTGCGGGCTTCGCAACAAGTGCAGAAAATCCGAGTGCTTTTACACTGATACAAAAAGCCGTGGCTCGACATAAAACTCTAAGTTTCGTTATGCTAAGTTCCCTGATCTTAATCTCGGTACTAGGTGTTTTGTCTTTTATCAAAATTAATAATGAAAGAAATATAGCTCAAGAAGCGCAAGAAATAGCGGAAATATCTGAACGTAAAACCCGAGTTTTGTTTGGAGAGCTCAAACTTGAACAAGAAATACGCCAAGCTATTTCAGAATCTTCTGCCAAGGCCTTCTTGCAGCTTGCCAAGGATGATTATCAAAGAGGGAAGTATGAAGCTTCTTTAAATGCAGTAAAAGAATCCCTAAAACTTGATGCTAAAATTAAAGAAGCTTGGGATTTGAGAGGGAAACTTGAATTTGGCTATTTACGTTTCAGTGCGGCAAAAAAAAGTTTACAGAAAGGAAGTTTAAGTCCAAAACAAGAGTGGTTAATGGAGCTTGCAGATAAAGGTTTAACCAAGGAAGGTGAAACGAAGCCGAGTGCGAAACAAATTTATGATGTTCGTCGTGAGATAGTCCGTGGAGAATTTCGTTTTAGTGGTTTACACGCACTGATGTTCTACAACATGGTGAAAAACTATAACATTGAAGAGCGTTTAATGTTTGCGGAACAAAGCTATCGCGATAATCATAAGTTTTTCGCGGGACGTCAGGATGATGCTAATTTTAAGCTTCAAAAACTAGGGGAATATTACAGTATAGATGCTAGTGGAAACAAAGGGACTCGTATGACAATTGTTCTTTTTGAGCTTCCCATTACTTCATTAAATTTAAGTGGGTCAGGAGTAAAACAATTAGAAGGTTTAAGAGGCATGTCTTTGAGATCTTTAGATATTTCTAATACAGCCGTTAGTTCTATTAGTTCATTAAAAGAAACTAAAATAGAATATTTAAATCTTTGCGATACGAATGTTTTTGATTTGTCACCTTTGCGAGATACGCAAATCAAACATTTAGTTTTAGGTGATAGCCCTTTAGATATTAAAGTATTAAAACATTGTAAATCTTTAGAGGCATTAGAACTCCCTAATAATGTTTACTCGGAAAAGCTTCTCGAAGGTCTCAAGCTCTTAGATAAAGTTATTTACCGTTAA
- a CDS encoding cryptochrome/photolyase family protein, with the protein MSKLCLLLGDQLDLQLSSLRQLNKDSDWVVMMEVCSETNYVQHHSRKMLFLFSAMRHFHKTLLQKGYRSIYITLDAPDNQQNFQENLRIIINEKNINTLIVCEPGEWRLENEMYHWEEKLEIPVVITEDDRFLMSRQEFKNYAHGRKSLLMEDFYHMMRKRYSYLMENNKPTGGKWNYDKNNRSKYDYKTEIPKRLEFPPDSITLNIKELIEQWFPNRFGSMEKFTEACTREDALKCLKHFIETSLENYGKYQDAMLDDHHLLFHSRLSHLINSGLLNPKEVCEYALENFKVNNQEDLNSIEAFIRQIIGWREFIRGIYWLKMPDYLESNALDAHQSLPNFYWTGDCKMNCVSKVIKDTQKYAYSHHIQRLMITGNLALLMGIEPKEIHEWYLAVYDDAYEWVELPNTYGMGIYADGGILATKPYAASGNYINKMSNFCKNCQYKVSVKTGPDACPFNYLYWNFLYRNKNKLSKNHRLSMPYRNLERMDTTKLEQINKDSEDFIDSHCSRNLSEQ; encoded by the coding sequence ATGTCTAAACTCTGTTTATTATTAGGTGATCAATTAGATCTTCAACTCAGCTCATTGCGGCAACTCAATAAAGATTCGGATTGGGTTGTAATGATGGAGGTATGTAGCGAAACTAACTATGTCCAACATCACTCAAGAAAAATGCTGTTTTTGTTTTCCGCTATGCGTCACTTTCATAAAACGCTCCTACAAAAAGGCTACAGATCTATATATATTACTTTAGATGCGCCAGATAATCAGCAAAACTTCCAAGAAAACCTTAGAATCATCATTAATGAAAAAAATATTAACACCCTTATCGTATGTGAACCCGGTGAATGGCGGCTAGAAAATGAAATGTATCATTGGGAGGAAAAACTAGAGATACCTGTAGTTATAACTGAAGATGATCGTTTCTTAATGAGTCGACAAGAGTTCAAAAACTATGCTCACGGCCGTAAATCATTGCTTATGGAAGATTTTTATCACATGATGAGAAAGCGCTATTCCTATCTTATGGAAAATAATAAACCAACTGGGGGTAAATGGAATTATGATAAAAATAATCGTTCAAAATATGATTATAAAACTGAGATTCCTAAGCGCTTAGAATTCCCTCCAGACTCAATTACCCTAAACATAAAAGAACTAATTGAACAATGGTTCCCAAATCGTTTTGGTTCGATGGAAAAATTTACCGAAGCCTGTACTCGAGAAGATGCCTTGAAGTGTTTAAAACACTTCATAGAGACAAGCCTAGAAAATTATGGTAAATATCAAGACGCTATGTTAGATGATCATCATTTGCTCTTCCATAGTCGTCTATCCCACCTGATTAATTCCGGTTTACTCAATCCAAAAGAAGTTTGTGAATACGCTCTTGAAAATTTTAAAGTTAATAATCAAGAAGACCTTAATTCAATAGAAGCTTTTATACGTCAAATCATTGGTTGGAGAGAGTTTATTCGTGGGATTTATTGGTTAAAAATGCCCGACTACTTAGAGAGCAATGCTCTTGACGCTCATCAATCTTTACCGAACTTTTATTGGACTGGTGACTGCAAAATGAATTGTGTCAGCAAGGTCATTAAAGACACCCAGAAATATGCCTATTCACATCACATACAACGCTTAATGATAACTGGTAACTTAGCCCTATTAATGGGTATAGAACCAAAAGAGATCCATGAATGGTATTTAGCTGTTTACGATGATGCTTATGAATGGGTTGAGTTACCCAATACATACGGCATGGGCATATATGCCGACGGTGGCATCTTGGCTACAAAACCCTACGCAGCTAGTGGGAATTATATTAACAAAATGTCAAATTTTTGCAAGAATTGTCAATATAAAGTCTCAGTAAAAACAGGCCCAGATGCTTGTCCTTTTAATTATCTTTACTGGAATTTTTTATATCGAAATAAAAACAAACTATCCAAAAACCATCGACTATCAATGCCATACAGAAATCTAGAAAGAATGGATACAACAAAGCTTGAGCAAATCAATAAGGACTCTGAAGATTTTATTGATTCGCATTGTAGCCGAAACTTAAGTGAACAATAA
- a CDS encoding cryptochrome/photolyase family protein, translating to MINYFWFRRDLRLEDNCGLYAALEAGEKVRPIFIFDTKILKKLTSKNDPRVSFIHQKIKELDHQIKAKGGSGIWVYYGDVKETWKEILQSQTGDVYCNRDYEPAAIDRDHEVEQILRSHGQNLHSFKDQVIFEEDEVLKKDGTPYTVYTPYRKAWELKFSPEMLKPFPSDLKNNYDTSPSKAIPSLEEMGFEEKKAHEGNKNLNTQLLLNYSVDRDFPALNATSLLSVQLRFGAISIRHLAKQALNLDSTYLHELIWREFFMMILYHFPHSAKQEFKEQYSRVPWRYDHEDFKRWCFGKTGYPLVDAGMRELNETGYMHNRVRMVTASFLVKHLLIDWRWGEEYFARKLMDYDMSANVGNWQWAAGCGCDAAPYFRVFNPTAQKERFDKQEEYIKKWIPEYNTMLYPEPMIDHKFARERAIETYKKALK from the coding sequence ATGATCAATTACTTTTGGTTCAGGCGCGATTTGAGGCTTGAAGACAACTGCGGTTTATACGCCGCACTAGAAGCTGGCGAAAAAGTTCGTCCAATTTTTATTTTTGATACGAAGATACTCAAAAAGTTGACATCGAAAAATGACCCTCGAGTGAGCTTTATTCATCAAAAAATCAAAGAACTCGACCACCAAATTAAAGCTAAAGGTGGCTCTGGAATTTGGGTTTATTATGGTGACGTCAAAGAAACCTGGAAAGAAATACTACAAAGCCAAACTGGTGACGTCTACTGCAACAGAGATTACGAACCCGCTGCGATTGATCGTGATCATGAAGTGGAACAAATCCTACGCTCTCATGGTCAAAACCTGCACTCCTTTAAAGACCAAGTCATTTTCGAAGAAGATGAGGTCCTCAAAAAAGATGGTACGCCCTACACAGTTTACACTCCTTACCGCAAGGCATGGGAGCTTAAGTTCTCACCAGAAATGTTAAAGCCTTTTCCGTCGGACCTTAAAAACAATTACGATACAAGTCCTTCGAAAGCTATTCCGTCTTTAGAAGAAATGGGCTTCGAAGAGAAAAAAGCTCATGAGGGAAATAAAAATCTTAACACTCAATTACTTCTCAACTATAGTGTCGATCGCGATTTTCCTGCGCTCAATGCCACAAGTTTACTCTCAGTTCAATTAAGGTTTGGTGCAATTAGTATTCGCCATTTAGCTAAACAAGCCCTAAACTTAGACTCGACTTACCTTCACGAGTTGATCTGGCGCGAATTTTTTATGATGATTCTATATCATTTCCCACACTCGGCAAAGCAAGAATTTAAGGAACAGTACTCTCGAGTTCCATGGCGTTATGATCATGAAGACTTTAAAAGATGGTGTTTCGGTAAAACGGGGTATCCCTTGGTTGATGCCGGGATGCGCGAACTCAATGAAACTGGCTATATGCACAACCGTGTCCGCATGGTCACTGCTAGTTTTCTCGTCAAACACCTTCTCATTGATTGGCGTTGGGGCGAAGAATATTTTGCTCGTAAATTAATGGATTATGATATGTCCGCCAATGTGGGCAATTGGCAATGGGCAGCTGGTTGTGGTTGTGATGCAGCCCCCTACTTTAGAGTTTTTAATCCAACAGCACAGAAAGAGCGTTTTGATAAACAAGAAGAATATATAAAAAAATGGATACCCGAGTACAACACAATGCTTTACCCTGAACCCATGATTGATCACAAATTCGCTCGTGAACGCGCCATTGAAACTTATAAAAAAGCTCTCAAATAA